The genomic region GGTCTTTGTCTGGTCGGAGAGGGTCTGCCGGAACTCGTTGACACTTTCGAAGCGTTTCTCGGTGGCGGCCTCCGCCTTGGTGACCGCCTTGTCGGCCGACACAAGGGCCATCCCGACCTGCGCCGCCTGCGCATCGATCTTGGTGGTGAGGTTCACCAGCTTGGCGTCGATCAACCGTTCGAGGGCATTGAGACGCTGCTCCATCCGCCACTCCACCACGTGCTGCAGGTCCTCGGCCGAGTCGAGGCTCCGCGGGGTCGGCTGTTCGCTGTTCACTGTCACAGCTCCTTCCTTCCGACCGCACGGTCCAACCCGTCGAACCAGTGCCGGCGGGCGGAAGAAGCAGTCCCGTCAACGCCTCGACGGCCCGGAAGAATGCATGTGCGCTCAGGTCAACGCGAAACGAGAACAGCATCCACGCCGCGACGCTGAGGCACGCCCACCATAAGCCGTACAGCGAACAAAAGACCAGGTCAGCGCCGGTATGCGACAGCACCGACTCCCGCAACACCTCCATCGCGCGGCTGAACGTCGTGGCTGCCCCTCACCACTTTTCGGCCATCCGCCCAGGCTGTTGGCGGGTCAGTGGGGTCACCGTCCGGCCCGTGCCGTCGTAGCTGCGAGCCGCGTCGAACGAGCCCGTCGGGCGCTGGCCACCGGTCACGGCGCGGGCCAGCCGCAGGTCCGCGTCGCGGAACCGCAGCGCCAGGCTGAGGTGCGGCACCCACGCTCCCGGGGCGTGCCAGGGGCGCTGCCCCGCGGCCTCGGCGAGGACGTCCCAGACCGCGGCGTGCAGCGCGGTCAGCGCCGGTGTGGGTCGCACGAGCCAGACCAGCGGGGCGCTGCCGTCGAGGACGACGACCCGGTCGAGCGTGACAGGCACCGGCAGCGCGGCGTCGAGCACCTCGACCAGGCGGTGTTCGACGCCTGCCGGAAACTCGTCGACGGCGGCAAGGGTGAGATGAGGCCGGTTTGTCGGATGGATGTTGCGGGCGAGGCTGGGCAACCTGGCGGCCGCCAACCGACTCCAGGCCGTCCGGATCGCGGTGTCCAACCCGGCTGAGCAGACCAGTTCCACCGTACGCACCCCGACACGCT from Micromonospora lupini harbors:
- a CDS encoding 2'-5' RNA ligase family protein, which translates into the protein MRTVELVCSAGLDTAIRTAWSRLAAARLPSLARNIHPTNRPHLTLAAVDEFPAGVEHRLVEVLDAALPVPVTLDRVVVLDGSAPLVWLVRPTPALTALHAAVWDVLAEAAGQRPWHAPGAWVPHLSLALRFRDADLRLARAVTGGQRPTGSFDAARSYDGTGRTVTPLTRQQPGRMAEKW